One Roseomonas sp. OT10 DNA window includes the following coding sequences:
- the rfaE1 gene encoding D-glycero-beta-D-manno-heptose-7-phosphate kinase has translation MSGPQPDQTPPVDLAEAVRALKRASVLVVGDAMLDRFVYGRVTRVSPEAPIPVLAVEREVAMPGGAGNVVRNLTALGTPVAFLSVVGDDQAGSDLTALIGGQPGVEPWLLVQGGRATTTKTRYVAMGQQIMRADHDARGDIHPRLADRLVRIAQDTVAATRVMVLSDYRKGVLTAEVTERLIAAARAAGRKVVVDPKGEDYGRYAGADLITPNRAELHLATGLSVDSEAALVEAARALRDRHGFGAVLVTRSEDGMTLLDGEGVHHFPAEAAEVHDVSGAGDTVAAVAAAALAAGLPLPVGARLANIAAGIVVGKVGTAVAREQDLLEALAPERGALRKVVSRAAAVEQAERWRQRGWRIGFTNGCFDLLHPGHVHLLEQARSWCDRLIVGLNSDASVARLKGPTRPVQGEAARAAVLASLATIDLVTVFDEDTPVELIRAIRPDVLIKGADYRVDQVVGGELLSEWGGMVRLAELLPGNSTTATVARIRS, from the coding sequence ATGAGCGGCCCGCAGCCGGACCAGACCCCTCCCGTCGACCTCGCCGAGGCCGTGCGTGCCCTCAAGCGCGCTTCCGTCCTCGTGGTCGGCGACGCCATGCTCGACCGTTTCGTCTACGGCAGGGTGACCCGAGTCTCGCCGGAGGCGCCGATCCCGGTGCTGGCGGTGGAGCGCGAGGTCGCCATGCCCGGCGGCGCCGGCAACGTAGTGCGCAACCTCACCGCCCTCGGCACGCCCGTCGCCTTCCTCTCCGTGGTGGGCGACGACCAGGCGGGGTCGGACCTGACGGCGCTCATCGGCGGCCAGCCAGGGGTGGAGCCCTGGCTGCTGGTGCAGGGTGGCCGCGCCACCACCACCAAGACCCGCTACGTCGCCATGGGCCAGCAGATCATGCGCGCCGACCACGACGCGCGTGGCGACATCCACCCCCGCCTCGCCGACCGGCTGGTGCGCATCGCCCAGGACACCGTGGCCGCGACCCGCGTCATGGTGCTGTCCGACTACCGCAAGGGCGTGCTGACCGCCGAGGTGACGGAGCGGCTGATCGCCGCCGCCCGCGCCGCCGGGCGCAAGGTCGTGGTGGATCCGAAGGGCGAGGATTACGGCCGCTACGCCGGGGCCGACCTGATCACCCCGAACCGGGCGGAGCTGCACCTGGCCACCGGACTGTCCGTGGACAGCGAGGCCGCGCTGGTCGAGGCCGCCCGCGCGCTGCGCGACCGGCACGGCTTCGGCGCCGTCCTCGTCACCCGCAGCGAGGACGGCATGACGCTGCTGGATGGCGAAGGGGTGCACCATTTCCCCGCCGAGGCGGCGGAGGTGCACGACGTCTCCGGCGCCGGCGACACGGTGGCGGCCGTGGCCGCGGCGGCGCTGGCCGCCGGCCTGCCGCTGCCGGTCGGCGCGCGGCTCGCCAACATCGCGGCCGGAATCGTCGTCGGCAAGGTCGGCACCGCCGTCGCGCGCGAGCAGGACCTGCTGGAGGCACTGGCGCCCGAGCGCGGTGCGCTGCGCAAGGTGGTGTCGCGCGCCGCGGCGGTGGAGCAGGCGGAGCGCTGGCGGCAGCGCGGCTGGCGCATCGGCTTCACCAACGGCTGCTTCGACCTGCTGCACCCGGGCCATGTCCACCTGCTGGAGCAGGCGCGGAGCTGGTGCGACCGGCTGATCGTCGGGCTGAACTCGGACGCCTCCGTCGCACGGCTGAAGGGCCCGACCCGGCCGGTGCAGGGCGAGGCGGCGCGGGCCGCGGTGCTGGCCTCCCTGGCCACGATCGACCTCGTCACCGTCTTCGACGAGGACACGCCCGTCGAGCTGATCCGCGCGATCCGTCCCGACGTGCTGATCAAGGGCGCCGACTACCGCGTGGACCAGGTGGTGGGCGGCGAGCTGCTGTCCGAATGGGGCGGGATGGTCAGGCTGGCCGAGCTGCTGCCCGGCAACAGCACCACGGCGACGGTGGCGCGCATCCGCAGCTGA